One region of Pirellulales bacterium genomic DNA includes:
- a CDS encoding acyl-CoA dehydrogenase family protein, with protein sequence MSLLADVDAFCRELRPIEDLHYLERRQNEQLVPLALKYNLLGMPVPNEYGGRGADAVTYARALVRIGREGTGVRTFFSGHTSIGQYPILRFGTAEQKQAYLASSTRGERIMAFALTEPEAGSNPLEMTSTYRRDGGRFLLSGVKYLISNGGIADTVIAFAYPADGSDPERSGAGRRISAFIVDTAGATFEREDLPAKLGMPTVNTGMFEMIDHPVPVENLLGGEGEGFRIAMATLISGRLSVAAGCLGVIEDCLAEVLEYCRTRHQHGKPIGRHQLVQEHVAAIELARNSSGLMIEQAAAAKQLAEENPADAALTAAADLQVAQAKLFASNAAWDAADRAVQVFGGRGWSNLYRVGRHLQDVRVCRIYEGTDEILKLKIAAALLGKEFSAF encoded by the coding sequence ATGTCCCTCCTCGCCGATGTCGACGCCTTCTGCCGTGAGTTGCGTCCGATCGAAGATTTGCACTATCTCGAACGCCGGCAGAACGAACAGTTGGTGCCGCTGGCGTTGAAATACAATTTGCTCGGAATGCCGGTGCCGAACGAATATGGCGGGCGCGGGGCCGATGCTGTGACCTACGCGAGGGCGCTGGTGCGGATCGGCCGCGAAGGAACCGGAGTGCGAACTTTTTTTTCCGGCCACACGTCGATCGGCCAATATCCGATCCTGCGATTCGGAACCGCCGAGCAGAAGCAAGCGTATCTCGCCTCTTCGACTCGCGGCGAGCGGATCATGGCCTTCGCCCTGACCGAGCCCGAGGCCGGCAGCAATCCGCTGGAAATGACGAGCACCTATCGCCGCGATGGCGGGCGGTTCTTGTTGAGCGGCGTGAAGTATCTGATCTCGAACGGCGGCATCGCCGACACGGTGATCGCGTTTGCCTATCCGGCCGACGGCAGTGATCCAGAACGTAGCGGTGCCGGCCGCCGCATCAGCGCGTTTATCGTCGACACGGCCGGCGCCACCTTCGAGCGCGAAGACTTGCCGGCCAAACTCGGCATGCCGACGGTGAACACCGGGATGTTCGAAATGATCGACCATCCGGTGCCCGTCGAAAATCTTCTGGGGGGCGAAGGGGAAGGATTTCGCATTGCAATGGCGACGCTGATTTCCGGCCGCCTGAGCGTGGCGGCGGGATGCTTGGGCGTGATCGAAGATTGCCTGGCCGAGGTGTTGGAATATTGCCGCACCCGGCATCAACACGGCAAGCCGATCGGCCGGCATCAGTTGGTGCAGGAACATGTGGCGGCGATTGAATTGGCCCGCAATTCCAGCGGGCTGATGATCGAGCAAGCCGCGGCAGCGAAGCAATTGGCGGAAGAGAACCCGGCAGATGCGGCGCTCACCGCGGCGGCCGACCTGCAGGTGGCGCAGGCCAAGCTGTTCGCATCGAACGCGGCCTGGGACGCCGCCGACCGGGCGGTGCAAGTCTTTGGCGGCCGCGGCTGGTCGAATCTCTATCGCGTCGGCAGGCATCTGCAAGACGTTCGCGTGTGCCGCATCTACGAAGGTACCGACGAGATCCTGAAGTTGAAGATCGCGGCCGCCTTGCTCGGCAAGGAATTCTCGGCGTTCTAA
- a CDS encoding histone deacetylase: MTLLYSDPRFLNHRTGDHPENPSRLEHIVRLLDASKLADRCRRAEWRPASPNEITGVHQPAYIEAVVEFIGRGGGQIEADTVVSPGSLEAAQLAVGAVRDAVGRVVAGEDATALCLVRPPGHHARPAAVMGFCLFNNVAVGARMAIDELQLDRVLVVDWDVHHGNGTQESFWSDEQVGFMSIHRYPFYPGSGAADETGGGPGLGATLNLPVALGTSRADYLARFTDELDRFADRIQPQLVLVSAGFDSHRADPIGSLGLEVEDFATLTRAVRAVADAHAGGRIVSVLEGGYNPPVLAECVAIHLSELLSLE; encoded by the coding sequence ATGACACTCCTCTATTCCGATCCGCGGTTTCTCAACCATCGCACCGGCGATCATCCGGAAAATCCCTCGCGGCTCGAACACATCGTCCGGCTGCTCGATGCTAGCAAATTGGCCGATCGCTGCCGGCGAGCGGAATGGCGGCCCGCGTCGCCGAACGAAATTACCGGCGTTCACCAGCCGGCATATATCGAGGCGGTCGTGGAATTCATCGGCCGCGGCGGCGGGCAGATCGAAGCCGATACGGTCGTCAGCCCCGGCTCGCTGGAAGCGGCCCAACTGGCGGTCGGAGCCGTGCGCGATGCGGTCGGCCGCGTCGTTGCCGGGGAAGATGCGACAGCGCTTTGCTTGGTGCGGCCGCCGGGGCATCATGCCCGGCCCGCTGCCGTGATGGGCTTCTGCCTCTTCAACAACGTGGCCGTCGGGGCGCGGATGGCCATCGACGAATTGCAACTCGACCGAGTGCTCGTGGTCGACTGGGATGTCCACCATGGCAATGGCACGCAAGAATCGTTTTGGAGCGACGAGCAAGTCGGATTCATGTCGATTCATCGGTATCCGTTTTACCCCGGCAGCGGCGCGGCAGACGAAACCGGCGGCGGCCCGGGCCTCGGCGCGACGTTGAACCTGCCGGTCGCCCTCGGCACTTCGCGAGCGGATTACCTGGCCCGATTTACCGATGAACTCGACCGCTTCGCCGATCGCATCCAGCCGCAGTTGGTGCTCGTCAGCGCGGGTTTCGACAGCCATCGCGCCGATCCGATCGGTTCGCTCGGATTGGAAGTCGAAGATTTTGCCACGTTGACGCGAGCGGTTCGTGCCGTGGCCGACGCCCACGCCGGCGGCCGAATCGTCAGCGTTTTGGAAGGGGGATATAATCCACCAGTGCTCGCTGAATGCGTCGCGATCCACCTGAGCGAATTGCTATCGCTGGAGTAA